A window from Bacillota bacterium encodes these proteins:
- a CDS encoding DUF433 domain-containing protein: MFNLPRGIIKKTAGTYDPAVCHGQACIKGTRIPVHQIISMLANGDTIEELLEEYPSLKREDILACLEYAALLAEEQIIPFEAMNKP, translated from the coding sequence ATGTTCAACCTCCCTCGAGGCATAATTAAAAAAACGGCCGGTACCTATGACCCTGCTGTCTGCCACGGGCAGGCTTGTATAAAAGGAACACGTATTCCTGTGCACCAGATTATTAGTATGCTGGCAAACGGGGATACCATTGAGGAATTGTTAGAGGAATACCCTTCCCTTAAAAGGGAAGATATTTTGGCATGCCTTGAATATGCTGCTTTACTTGCGGAAGAACAAATTATCCCGTTTGAGGCTATGAATAAGCCATG